A portion of the Platichthys flesus chromosome 7, fPlaFle2.1, whole genome shotgun sequence genome contains these proteins:
- the cacna1fa gene encoding voltage-dependent L-type calcium channel subunit alpha-1D — protein MEGAKKDAPPGENGGKTDTLGSTGSARKRGGGAKKAMQANKSALRAPRALCCLTLSNPIRMAALALVEWKYPFSHRPFDIFILLAIFANCVAMGVTKPYPDDDSNATNHQLEQVEYVFLVIFTIETFTKILAYGLVMHPSAYIRSGWNLLDFVIVIVGLFSVMAEAMTDHKPGEAHHAAGKPGGLDVKALRAFRVLRPLRLVSGVPSLQIVLNSIMKAMVPLLHIGMLVMFVIIIYAIIGLELFIGRMHKTCYNIGSGLMVEDDPSPCAFAGSGRFCFGNTTECRGKWEGPNGGITNFDNIFFAILTVFQCITMEGWTDVLYWMNDAIGFEIPWIYFVSLVIFGSFFIINLVLGVLSGEFSKEREKAVARGELQKAQESKQLEEDMVGYMDWLIEAEDVDEEGNKRAAIAKKKMMKKFGWYKHNEDGGAESDSDDDIAYLDDDNGFCASLMAKMMANSFCDQLCQLNHTMRKNCRVAVKTTNFYWLVLLLVFLNTMASASEHYGQPKWLTEMQERANKILLLLFTLEMLLKMYAFGLQIYFMALFNRFDCIVVFGGILETLLVEMEAIPPIGISVLRCIRLLRIFKMTRHWAALSDLVNSLLNSMKAICSLLLLLFLFLIIFALLGMQLFGGKFNFDEMQMKRSTFDSFPQALLTCFQILTGEDWNAVMYDGIMAYGGPIFPNMVVCMYFVILFVCGNYILLNVFLAIAVDNLAGGGGKTKVEEKKDDEEEWDEDEEKEDEDAGNDEDDWQENEELRAIEGLEGVAPLKADFSPKEKIVPIPDGSSFFILGKKNCLRVACHNLIHHPYFTNLILVFIIFSSISLAAEDPIKSHSFRNIVLGYADYVFTSVFTVEIVLKMTVYGAFLHSGSFCRNAFNLLDLLVVGVSLASFFLHSSAISVVKILRVLRVLRPLRAINRAKGLKNVVQCVFVAIRTIGNILIVTTLLQFMFACIGVQLFKGRFYSCTDEAKHTPDECKGTFVVFKDGDMNHPMVRERIWENSEFNFDNVLMGMLALFTVSTFEGWPQLLYRAVDANAINRGPIYNYRVEISIFFIIYIIIIAFFMMNIFVGFVIITFREQGEAEFKNCELNKNQRQCVYYALKAQPIKIYIPKNPSQLKFWRIINSSQFEYIMFVLILGNTLTLAVQHYEQSKMFTSIMDILNMIFTVVFTIEMIIKLLALRAHHYFIDPWNSFDALIVVGSVLDIAVSELSGGGNHGEGSKGESGKVSITFFRLFRVLRLVKLLSKGEGIRTLLWTFVKSLQALPYVGLLIAMIFFIYAVIGMQTFGKVAIDDDTHINRNCNFQTFFMAVLVLFRCATGEQWQEIMLAALPGRRCDPESDTEPGEEFTCGSNLAYIYFISFFMLCAYLIINLFIAVIMDNFEYLTRDWTVLGTHHLDEFKRVWSDYDPEAVGRIKHIEVVTMLRRIQPPLGFGKLCPHRVACKRLVAMNVPLHHDGTVTFSATLFALVRTSLKIKTDGPIDQQNEELKVIIKKLWKRTKPKLIDEVIPPPRGDEVTCGKFYASFLIQDYFKKFRKRKERERKSKRKDRAAFLQQGLRTLQDLAPEMRLAMACDLEEEEGVDGEMAAEEIFDSEHGTSLSTASARTPMPLLETLVEQMTVVVEPEPRKTNGVVITEQVTALQEHQKPGSEHGGVEVVTEQPVRSECPPIRVDSLSELPPPPPPPPPPPPPPETSGGAEVPPEEPAVADTTQVSEQVYNIEGDAALLASDDRYVYPEPVSPVPPENGYDAQSLKQTSSGGEIPYETQESNGFISNDYNSTNMNGGSGAVSPTPYAPNGYNGNGYSSYTENGSVISMNGNGSTLNGGDENGSSLTSYNGNNGYSGTENRGTQFIRRRLLPNIPKGRTPAFNLQCLRPQSSQDDLPIPGTYRGNTSQSRSRLQTQQSIESRPGSVSSMSTASWVNTTAAGAAPVPGMIPPSGRRGKLIYSPMMLVDEATGSSQPMWSDGSASLPAGSQPGWYPGQTRSYASMRIPPVNQGYVNKGSADSLVESILISEGLGVYARDPKFVTFAKREIAEACNMSMDDMESAATDLIARGGSQSLSRFEEELADEMNCVISY, from the exons ATGCCCCCCCGGGGGAGAATGGAGGCAAGACGGACACCCTCGGGTCCACTGGCTCGGCCAGGAAAAGAGGTGGGGGGGCTAAGAAGGCCATGCAGGCGAACAAGTCTGCCCTCAGGGCCCCCCGAGCCCTCTGCTGCCTCACCCTCAGCAACCCCATCCGCATGGCAGCGCTGGCCCTGGTGGAGTGGAAATATCCTTTCTCTCACAGg CCATTTGATATTTTCATTCTACTCGCCATTTTTGCCAACTGTGTGGCCATGGGCGTGACCAAGCCGTACCCAGACGACGACTCCAACGCCACCAATCACCAACTG gaaCAAGTGGAGTACGTCTTCCTCGTCATCTTCACCATCGAGACCTTCACTAAGATCCTTGCCTACGGTTTGGTCATGCACCCCAGCGCCTACATACGCAGCGGATGGAACTTGCTGGATTTCGTGATCGTCATCGTCGG GTTGTTCAGTGTGATGGCGGAGGCCATGACGGATCATAAGCCCGGGGAGGCCCATCACGCCGCGGGGAAACCGGGAGGCCTGGATGTCAAAGCGCTCCGAGCGTTCAGGGTGCTGCGACCGCTTCGACTCGTATCGGGAGTGCCAA GTTTACAGATTGTGTTGAACTCCATCATGAAAGCCATGGTCCCCCTCCTCCACATCGGCATGCTGGTCATGTTCGTCATCATCATCTACGCCATCATCGGCTTGGAGCTCTTCATCGGCCGGATGCACAAGACGTGTTACAACATCGGCTCag GCCTCATGGTGGAGGACGACCCGTCACCTTGTGCGTTTGCCGGCAGCGGACGCTTTTGTTTCGGCAATACGACCGAGTGCCGGGGCAAGTGGGAGGGTCCCAACGGCGGCATCACAAACTTCGACAATATTTTCTTTGCCATTCTGACTGTTTTCCAGTGCATCACTATGGAGGGCTGGACAGATGTGCTCTACTGG ATGAACGACGCCATTGGGTTCGAGATTCCATGGATCTACTTTGTTTCTCTCGTCATCTTTGGATCCTTCTTCATCATCAACCTTGTATTGGGTGTGTTGAGCGG AGAGTTCTCCAAGGAGAGGGAAAAGGCGGTGGCGCGTGGCGAGCTGCAGAAGGCACAGGAGAGCAAACAGTTGGAGGAGGACATGGTCGGCTACATGGACTGGCTCATCGAGGCCGAGGACGTGGATGAGGAAGGGAACAAAC GTGCTGCGATCGcaaagaaaaagatgatgaagaagttCGGCTGGTACAAACACAACGAGGACGGCGGAG CGGAGTCCGACTCTGACGATGACATCGCGTACCTCGATGACGACAACGGCTTCTGTGCTTCTCTCAt GGCGAAGATGATGGCCAACAGCTTCTG TGACCAGCTGTGCCAGCTGAATCACACCATGAGGAAGAATTGCCGAGTGGCTGTGAAGACCACAAACTTCTACtggctggtgctgctgctggtgtttctCAACACGATGGCCAGTGCCTCGGAGCATTACGGACAGCCCAAGTGGCTCACAGAGATGCAAG AGCGAGCCAACaagatcctgctgctgctcttcacccTGGAGATGCTGTTGAAGATGTACGCCTTCGGCCTGCAGATCTACTTCATGGCGCTGTTCAACCGGTTCGATTGCATCGTGGTGTTTGGCGGCATCCTGGAGACGCTGCTCGTCGAGATGGAGGCCATCCCGCCCATCGGCATCTCCGTGCTGCGCTGCATCCGCCTGCTCAGGATCTTTAAGATGACACG GCACTGGGCCGCTCTGTCCGACCTCGTCAATTCCCTGCTCAACTCCATGAAGGCTATCTGCTcccttcttctgctgctcttcctcttcctcatcatcttcgCCCTGCTCGGCATGCAGCTGTTCGGAGGCAAATTCAACTTCGACGAGATGCAGATGAAGAGAAGTACATTCGACTCCTTCCCTCAGGCTCTGCTCACTTGTTTCCAG ATTCTCACAGGAGAGGACTGGAATGCTGTGATGTACGACGGCATCATGGCCTACGGGGGTCCCATCTTCCCCAACATGGTGGTGTGCATGTACTTCGTCATCCTCTTCGTGTGTGGTAACT ACATCCTGCTGAACGTCTTCTTGGCTATCGCTGTGGACAACTTGGCCGGAGGCGGAGGAAAGACGAAAGTGGA agagAAAAAGGACGACGAAGAAGAGtgggatgaggatgaagagaaagaagatgaagatgcagGG AACGATGAGGACGACTGGCAGGAGAACGAGGAGCTCCGAGCCATCGAGGGACTCGAGG GCGTAGCTCCTTTAAAGGCGGACTTCTCACCTAAAGAGAAGATCGTACCAATCCCTGATGGGAGCTCCTTCTTCATTCTTGGAAAGAAAAACTG TTTGCGAGTCGCCTGCCACAACCTCATCCATCATCCCTACTTCACCAACTTgatcctcgtcttcatcatcttcagcaGTATCTCCCTGGCTGCTGAGGATCCAATCAAATCCCACTCGTTCAGAAACATA gtgcTTGGTTACGCCGATTATGTGTTCACATCAGTCTTCACGGTGGAGATCGTTCTGAAG ATGACGGTGTACGGAGCTTTCCTGCACAGCGGCTCCTTCTGTAGAAATGCCTTCAATctcctggacctgctggtcgTTGGTGTGTCGCTCGCCTCCTTCTTCCTGCA TTCAAGCGCGATCTCTGTGGTGAAGATTCTCCGAGTGCTGCGTGTGCTCAGGCCTCTTCGAGCCATCAACAGAGCCAAGGGGCTAAAG AAtgtggtgcagtgtgtgttcgTGGCGATCCGCACCATCGGTAACATCTTGATTGTCACAACCCTGCTTCAGTTCATGTTTGCATGTATCGGAGTGCAGCTCTTCAAG GGCCGATTCTACAGCTGCACAGACGAAGCCAAACACACTCCAGATGAGTGCAA agGGACGTTTGTTGTCTTTAAAGACGGGGACATGAACCACCCCATGGTGAGAGAGAGGATCTGGGAGAACAGCGAGTTCAACTTCGACAACGTGCTGATGGGAATGCTGGCTCTATTCACCGTGTCGACATTCGAAGGCTGGCCGCA GCTCCTCTACCGGGCGGTGGATGCCAATGCGATCAACCGTGGGCCCATCTACAACTACCGAGTGGAGatctccatcttcttcatcatctacatcatcatcatcgcctTCTTCATGATGAACATCTTCGTGGGTTTCGTCATCATCACGTTTCGAGAACAGGGAGAGGCGGAGTTCAAAAACTGCGAACTCAACAAAAATCAA cGTCAGTGTGTGTACTACGCCCTCAAAGCTCAACCTATAAAGATTTACATCCCCAAAAACCCCTCCCAGCTCAAATTCTGGAGAATAATCAACTCCAGTCAATTTGAATACATCATGTTTGTGCTGATTCTGggaaacacactcactctgGCCGTTCAG CATTATGAGCAGTCTAAAATGTTCACCTCCATCATGGACATCCTCAACATGATCTTCACGGTGGTTTTCACCATAGAGATGATCATCAAGCTTCTGGCTCTGCGGGCTCAC CATTACTTCATCGATCCCTGGAACTCCTTTGATGCTTTGATTGTCGTGGGGAGTGTGTTGGACATCGCGGTCTCTGAGCTTAGC GGAGGAGGCAACCACGGCGAG GGCAGTAAAGGAGAAAGTGGAAAAGTGTCCATCACCTTCTTCCGATTGTTCCGCGTCTTGCGTTTGGTCAAACTTCTCAGCAAAGGAGAAGGTATCCGAACTCTCCTCTGGACGTTTGTCAAGTCGCTCCAG GCTCTGCCATACGTTGGTCTGCTCATCGCCATGATCTTTTTCATCTATGCTGTAATTGGCATGCAG ACGTTTGGGAAAGTGGCCATAGACGacgacacacacatcaacaggaACTGCAACTTCCAGACTTTCTTCATGGCCGTTCTGGTGCTTTTCAG ATGTGCCACTGGAGAACAGTGGCAGGAGATCATGTTGGCAGCTCTGCCCGGCAGACGCTGTGACCCAGAGTCCGACACCGAGCCGGGCGAGGAGTTCACCTGCGGCAGCAACTTGGCCTACATCTacttcatcagcttcttcatgCTCTGTGCTTACCTG ATCATCAACTTGTTCATCGCCGTCATCATGGACAACTTTGAATACCTGACTCGAGATTGGACCGTGCTCGGGACTCACCACCTGGACGAGTTCAAGAGAGTTTGGTCCGACTACGACCCAGAAGCTGT AGGTCGTATAAAACACATCGAAGTGGTCACTATGCTGCGAAGGATTCAGCCGCCGCTCGGGTTTGGAAAACTATGTCCTCATCGAGTTGCTTGTAAA AGACTCGTGGCCATGAACGTCCCGCTGCACCACGACGGGACGGTCACCTTCAGCGCGACTCTGTTTGCCCTCGTCCGAACCTCACTGAAGATCAAGACTGATG GCCCCATCGACCAACAGAACGAGGAGCTGAAGGTGATCATCAAGAAGCTGTGGAAGCGCACCAAGCCCAAGCTCATCGATGAGGTCATTCCTCCCCCTAGAG GGGACGAGGTGACTTGTGGGAAGTTTTACGCCAGCTTCTTGATCCAGGACTATTTTAAAAAGTTCCgcaagaggaaggagagggagaggaaatccAAGAGGAAGGACAGGGCGGCTTTCCTTCAG CAAGGGCTGCGGACGCTGCAGGACCTGGCTCCAGAGATGCGTTTGGCGATGGCCTGTgacctggaggaagaggagggcgtAGACGGAGAGATGGCCGCCGAAGAGATATTTGACAGCGAGCATGGAACCTCGTTGAGCACCGCGTCCGCCAGAACTCCGATGCCCCTCCTAGAGACTCTGGTGGAGCAGATGACCGTGGTAGTCGAGCCAGAGCCCAGGAAAACCAACGGGGTCGTGATCACAGAGCAGGTGACCGCCCTGCAGGAGCACCAGAAGCCGGGGTCAGAGCACGGGGGGGTTGAGGTGGTGACGGAGCAGCCTGTGAGGTCGGAGTGCCCCCCCATCAG GGTGGACTCCCTCAGcgagctgcctcctcctcctccacctcctcctcctcctcctcctccgccagaGACATCAGGGGGAGCAGAGGTTCCCCCAGAAGAACCGGCTGTGGCAGATACGACTCAAGTATCTGAGCAGGTTTATAATATTGAAGGTGATGCTGCACTTCTAGCATCAGACGACAG GTACGTGTATCCTGAACCTGTCTCTCCTGTACCGCCGGAGAACGGCTACGATGCACAGAGCTTGAAACAAACCAGCAGCGGAGGAGAGATTCCTTATGAAACCCAAGAGTCTAACGGCTTCATCAGCAACGATTACAACAGCACCAACATGAATGGAGGCAGCGGCGCAGTCAGCCCGACTCCCTACGCCCCGAATGGCTACAACGGGAACGGATACTCCAGCTACACTGAGAACGGAAGCGTCATCAGCATGAATGGAAACGGAAGCACGTTGAACGGGGGCGATGAAAACGGCAGCTCACTGACGAGCTACAATGGGAACAATGGTTACAGTGGGACCGAAAACAGAGGCACCCAGTTTATTAGGAGAAGGCTACTACCTAACATCCCCAAAG GTCGTACACCTGCCTTTAACCTGCAGTGTCTGAGGCCTCAGAGCAGCCAGGACGACCTCCCCATCCCAGGGACCTATCGTGGAAACACATCCCAGTCCAGGTCCCGTCTACAG ACCCAGCAGAGCATCGAGTCCCGGCCCGGCAGCGTGTCCTCCATGTCTACGGCCTCCTGGgtaaacacaacagcagctggcGCTGCGCCTGTCCCGGGAATGATCCCACCCTCGGGGCGCAGGGGCAAGCTCATCTACTCTCCTATGATGCTGGTGGACGAAGCCACCGGCAGCAGTCAGCCGATGTGGAGCGACGGCTCGGCCAGCCTCCCCGCAGGAAGCCAGCCCGGCTGGTACCCCGGACAGACCAGGAGCTACGCCAGCATGAGGATTCCGCCGGTCAACCAGGGCTACGTGAACAAAGGAAGTGCCGACAGCCTGGTTGAGTCG ATCCTGATCTCCGAGGGTCTCGGCGTCTACGCCAGGGATCCCAAGTTCGTGACCTTCGCCAAGAGGGAGATCGCCGAAGCCTGCAACATGAGCATGGACGACATGGAGAGCGCCGCCACCGACCTGATAGCTCGCGGCGGCagtcagtctctctctcgctttgaGGAGGAGCTGGCCGATGAAATGAACTGTGTGATTTCTTACTGA
- the sypb gene encoding synaptophysin b has product MDVVNQLVAQGQFTILKQPLGFIKVLQWIFAIFAFSTCGSYSGMFKMSVECKNRSESDLSMEVKFEYPFRLHQVYFDAPSCKGEKTERLFLVGDYSSSAEFFVTIGVFSFLYSMAALSAYCFVLEKYRENNKGPQIDFIVTAVFTFFWLVSSCAWAKGLSDVKTATDPDKVLTLIPACDEPETTCRELYEPKVSGLNTSVAFGFINLILWIGNLWFVFKETGWLALFGGTYVPSQEKQPAPDTFAQEGYAQQDPYAGSQGGYQPDYGQQGGYTEEGGYSQGYEQQPTSFSNQM; this is encoded by the exons ATGGATGTTGTAAACCAG TTGGTGGCCCAAGGGCAGTTCACTATACTCAAACAACCTCTGGGATTTATAAAAGTTCTACAATGG ATCTTTGCCATCTTCGCCTTCTCGACATGTGGCAGCTACTCCGGCATGTTCAAGATGTCCGTGGAGTGTAAAAACCGGTCGGAGAGTGACCTAAGCATGGAAGTAAAATTTGAATATCCATTCAg GCTCCACCAGGTTTACTTTGATGCCCCCAGCTGTAAGGGAGAGAAGACCGAGCGTCTGTTCCTGGTAGGGGACTACTCCTCCTCGGCTGAGTTCTTCGTCACCATCggtgtgttttccttcctctaCTCCATGGCAGCCCTGTCTGCTTACTGCTTCGTTCTGGAGAAGTACCGCGAAAACAACAAAGGGCCTCAGATT GACTTTATCGTGACGGCGGTGTTCACCTTCTTTTGGCTGGTGTCTTCCTGTGCTTGGGCTAAAGGCCTGTCGGACGTGAAAACAGCCACCGATCCAGATAAGGTCCTCACTCTCATCCCGGCCTGTGACGAACCCGAGACTACCTGTCGTGAGCTTTACGAGCCCAAGGTCTCCGGCCTGAACACATCCGTG GCTTTTGGCTTCATCAACCTGATCCTGTGGATAGGAAACCTGTGGTTCGTGTTCAAGGAGACCGGCTGGCTGGCTCTCTTCGGTGGAACATACGTCCCGTCCCAGGAGAAGCAGCCCGCCCCCGATACTTTCGCCCAGGAAGGCTACGCTCAGCAGGACCCCTACGCCGGCTCCCAGGGAGGCTACCAGCCCGACTACGGCCAGCAGGGAGGCTACACCGAGGAAGGAGGCTACAGCCAGGGCTATGAGCAGCAGCCCACCTCCTTCTCTAATCAAATGTGA